In Pseudomonas fakonensis, one DNA window encodes the following:
- a CDS encoding ATP-binding protein: MSEPVQFPLAAVVGAEALKLALCLTAIDPKIGGVLIEGPRGMAKSTLARGLADLLGDGPFVTLPLGASEERLVGTLDLDAALGQGQARFAPGVLAHADGGVLYVDEVNLLPDALVDLLLDVAASGINRVERDGISHQHAARFVLIGTMNPEEGELRPQLLDRFGLNVALDGLPAPQARQQIIRRRLAFDNDPQAFCAEWAGAQAQLRERCHGARQRLASIPLDEQSLAWITERCYAAGVDGLRADLVWLRAARAHAAWRASPAIEEEDVEAVAEFALRHRRSAHAPQPQATPPAGGEQGQQPEQQGEGQGSWGALPPQPVATGARREVPNWAKKP; encoded by the coding sequence ATGAGCGAACCTGTGCAATTTCCCCTGGCCGCCGTGGTGGGTGCCGAGGCGCTCAAGCTGGCCCTGTGCCTGACCGCCATCGACCCGAAGATCGGTGGCGTGCTGATCGAAGGCCCGCGTGGCATGGCCAAGAGCACCCTGGCCCGGGGCCTGGCCGACCTGCTCGGTGACGGGCCCTTCGTCACCTTGCCGCTGGGCGCCAGCGAAGAGCGCCTGGTCGGCACCCTCGACCTTGACGCCGCGCTGGGCCAGGGCCAGGCGCGCTTTGCGCCGGGCGTGCTGGCCCATGCCGATGGCGGCGTACTGTACGTGGACGAAGTCAACCTGCTGCCCGATGCGCTGGTCGACCTGCTGCTGGATGTAGCGGCCAGCGGTATCAACCGGGTCGAGCGCGACGGTATCTCGCATCAGCATGCGGCGCGCTTCGTGCTGATTGGCACCATGAACCCCGAAGAGGGCGAACTGCGCCCTCAACTGCTTGACCGCTTCGGCCTGAACGTTGCCCTCGACGGCTTGCCGGCGCCCCAGGCGCGGCAGCAGATCATCCGCCGGCGCCTGGCCTTCGACAATGACCCGCAGGCGTTTTGCGCCGAGTGGGCCGGGGCGCAGGCGCAGTTGCGCGAGCGCTGCCACGGTGCACGGCAACGGTTGGCGTCGATCCCCCTGGACGAACAGTCCTTGGCCTGGATCACCGAGCGCTGCTACGCCGCTGGTGTGGATGGCCTGCGTGCCGACCTAGTGTGGCTGCGGGCGGCCCGCGCCCATGCGGCCTGGCGCGCCAGCCCGGCGATCGAGGAAGAGGATGTGGAGGCCGTGGCCGAATTCGCCCTGCGCCATCGGCGCAGCGCCCATGCGCCGCAGCCGCAGGCTACACCGCCTGCCGGGGGCGAGCAGGGGCAGCAACCAGAGCAACAAGGTGAAGGGCAGGGCAGCTGGGGGGCCTTGCCACCGCAGCCCGTCGCCACCGGCGCACGGCGCGAGGTGCCGAACTGGGCAAAAAAGCCCTGA
- a CDS encoding vWA domain-containing protein — MDARPGKGQAPGASRGRPQAAGQGRVAWLATLLKGRPRQRRDLCWQQRKAQAPELWLVIVDASASTRRHQALAQAKGVLAGLFDQAYRQRARLALLTASGDKPRWQRHGLKASAALQPWLQGLGAGGGTPLFAALDEARQWLLARGRQLPHEVQRCLVLTDGRLTQWRAPQPLPCNTLVVDIELAAVRLGRARQLAEQLHAEYRHISQFSQTH; from the coding sequence GTGGATGCCAGGCCCGGCAAAGGCCAGGCACCGGGCGCTTCTCGCGGTCGCCCGCAGGCTGCCGGCCAGGGTCGTGTCGCCTGGCTGGCGACCCTGCTCAAGGGCCGCCCGCGCCAGCGCCGCGACCTGTGTTGGCAGCAGCGCAAGGCCCAGGCGCCGGAGCTGTGGCTGGTAATCGTCGATGCCTCGGCCTCAACCCGCCGTCACCAGGCATTGGCCCAGGCCAAGGGCGTGCTGGCCGGGCTGTTCGATCAGGCCTACCGGCAGCGCGCGCGCCTGGCGCTGCTCACCGCCAGTGGCGACAAGCCGCGCTGGCAGCGCCACGGGTTGAAGGCCTCGGCAGCGTTGCAGCCGTGGCTGCAGGGCTTGGGGGCCGGGGGCGGTACGCCACTGTTCGCAGCACTGGATGAAGCCCGGCAGTGGCTGTTGGCGCGGGGCAGGCAGCTACCCCACGAAGTGCAGCGCTGCCTGGTGCTGACCGACGGTCGCCTGACGCAATGGCGCGCACCCCAGCCGTTGCCGTGCAATACACTGGTGGTCGATATCGAGCTGGCGGCGGTGCGTCTGGGGCGGGCAAGGCAACTTGCCGAACAACTTCATGCCGAATACCGGCACATCAGTCAGTTCAGCCAAACACATTGA
- a CDS encoding sigma-54 dependent transcriptional regulator: protein MLEPSSHRRLLIVDPCEECHRLLPGLRNVGWDVRSCTLDTALQHPCDVGLLRLQASHLRHPDAVKDLIQRSKTEWIAVLSAEELRMQNVGDFVCEWFFDFHTLPFDVSRVQVTLGRAFGMARLRGKGAVRVDEHEHELLGESRPIRELRKLLGKLAPTESPVLVRGESGTGKELVARTLHRLSQRHDQPFIAINCGAIPEHLIQSELFGHEKGAFTGAHQRKVGRIEAANGGTLFLDEIGDLPLELQANLLRFLQEKHIERVGGNQPIPVDVRVLAATHVDLEKAIGLGRFREDLYYRLNVLQVVTAPLRDRHGDLSLLAGHFARFYSLETGRRPRSFSDGALAAMGRHDWPGNVRELANRVRRGLVLAEGRQIEAPDLGLQDLQEQDQPLGTLEDYKLRAERQALCDVLDRHSDNLSIAAKVLGISRPTFYRLLHKHQIR from the coding sequence ATGCTTGAACCTTCATCCCACCGCCGCCTGTTGATCGTCGACCCGTGCGAGGAATGCCACCGGTTATTGCCCGGGCTGCGCAATGTCGGCTGGGATGTGCGCAGTTGCACACTGGATACGGCGCTGCAACACCCTTGCGATGTCGGCCTGTTACGGCTGCAGGCCTCGCACCTGCGCCACCCCGACGCGGTCAAGGACCTGATCCAGCGCAGCAAGACCGAATGGATCGCCGTGCTCAGCGCCGAAGAGCTGCGCATGCAGAACGTCGGCGACTTTGTCTGTGAGTGGTTTTTCGACTTCCATACCTTGCCGTTCGACGTATCGCGGGTGCAGGTGACCCTTGGGCGCGCCTTCGGCATGGCGCGGCTGCGCGGCAAGGGCGCAGTGCGGGTCGATGAGCACGAGCACGAACTGCTGGGCGAAAGCCGGCCTATTCGTGAGCTGCGCAAGCTGCTGGGCAAGCTGGCGCCCACCGAGTCGCCGGTACTGGTGCGTGGCGAGAGCGGTACCGGCAAGGAGCTGGTGGCGCGCACCCTGCACCGGTTGTCGCAGCGCCACGACCAGCCCTTTATCGCCATCAACTGCGGCGCCATTCCCGAGCACCTGATCCAGTCCGAGCTTTTCGGCCACGAGAAGGGCGCCTTCACCGGCGCCCACCAGCGCAAGGTCGGGCGTATCGAGGCGGCCAACGGCGGCACCTTGTTCCTCGACGAAATCGGCGACCTGCCACTGGAGTTGCAGGCCAACCTGCTGCGCTTTTTGCAGGAGAAACACATCGAGCGGGTCGGCGGCAACCAGCCGATCCCGGTGGATGTACGGGTGCTGGCAGCGACCCATGTCGACCTGGAAAAGGCCATTGGCCTGGGTCGCTTTCGTGAGGATTTGTATTACCGGCTCAACGTGCTGCAAGTGGTGACCGCGCCGCTACGCGACCGGCATGGCGACCTGTCGTTGCTGGCCGGGCACTTTGCGCGCTTCTACAGCCTCGAGACGGGCCGGCGCCCGCGCTCGTTCAGCGATGGCGCCTTGGCGGCCATGGGCCGCCACGACTGGCCGGGCAATGTGCGCGAGCTGGCCAACCGCGTACGGCGTGGCCTGGTGCTGGCCGAAGGGCGGCAGATCGAAGCGCCGGACCTGGGCCTGCAGGACCTGCAGGAGCAGGACCAGCCCCTGGGTACGCTGGAAGACTACAAACTGCGCGCCGAGCGCCAGGCCCTGTGCGATGTGCTCGACCGGCACAGCGACAACCTGAGCATCGCCGCCAAGGTGCTGGGCATCTCGCGGCCGACCTTCTACCGCTTGTTGCACAAGCACCAGATTCGCTGA
- a CDS encoding TetR/AcrR family transcriptional regulator, with amino-acid sequence MPAVQAALRCASFEERRDRAMALFAEKGFGQVSMRELAAHVGLTAGSLYHHFPSKQDLLYDLIEELYEELQAILDQGRRAQARGKPVLACLIAAHWQLHGERPLQFRLAERDFCCLSQAQQQHLGQLRERYESGLLRLIAPQARLGGETLAATGQVLATLLNQLPGLLRARALSEVDGLALMESLVLGGVERALG; translated from the coding sequence ATGCCTGCGGTGCAAGCAGCCCTGCGCTGCGCCAGTTTCGAGGAACGTCGCGACAGGGCCATGGCGCTGTTCGCCGAAAAGGGTTTCGGCCAGGTCAGCATGCGCGAACTGGCGGCGCATGTGGGCCTGACCGCAGGCTCGCTGTATCACCACTTCCCCAGCAAGCAGGATTTGCTCTACGACCTGATCGAGGAGCTGTACGAGGAGTTGCAGGCGATTCTCGACCAGGGGCGCCGGGCGCAGGCCCGGGGCAAGCCGGTGCTGGCCTGCCTGATTGCCGCGCACTGGCAGTTGCATGGCGAGCGGCCGTTGCAGTTTCGCCTGGCCGAACGCGACTTCTGCTGCCTGAGCCAGGCGCAGCAGCAACACCTCGGGCAGTTGCGCGAACGCTACGAAAGCGGCCTGCTGCGCCTGATCGCACCGCAAGCCCGGCTTGGCGGCGAAACGCTGGCGGCCACCGGGCAGGTACTGGCCACCTTGCTCAACCAGTTGCCGGGGTTGCTGCGGGCGCGGGCGTTGAGCGAGGTGGATGGCTTGGCGTTGATGGAGAGTTTGGTGCTTGGGGGCGTCGAGCGGGCGTTGGGTTAA
- a CDS encoding 3-hydroxybutyryl-CoA dehydrogenase, whose protein sequence is MTIEQIAVIGAGTMGNGIAQVSALAGYQVLLVDVSEAALERGVATLGKNLERQVSKGSIEAGNADAAKARIRTSTDYSQLAAAQLVIEAATENLQLKQRILQQVAANVGEQCLIATNTSSLSVTELAASIAHPERFIGVHFFNPVPMMALVEIIRGLQTSDATYAQALLVTEKLGKTPITAGNRPGFVVNRILVPMINEAIFVRQEGLASAEDIDTGMRLGCNQPIGPLALADLIGLDTLLAIMQAFHEGFNDSKYRPAPLLKEMVAAGYLGRKSGRGFFTY, encoded by the coding sequence GTGACTATCGAACAAATTGCCGTGATCGGCGCCGGCACCATGGGCAACGGCATCGCGCAGGTGAGCGCACTGGCCGGTTACCAGGTACTGCTGGTAGATGTGTCCGAGGCTGCGCTGGAGCGTGGCGTGGCCACCCTGGGCAAGAATCTTGAGCGCCAGGTTAGCAAGGGCAGCATCGAAGCCGGCAACGCCGACGCCGCCAAGGCGCGCATCCGCACCAGCACCGACTACAGCCAGCTGGCTGCAGCGCAACTGGTGATCGAGGCCGCCACCGAAAACCTGCAGCTAAAGCAGCGCATCCTGCAGCAGGTCGCGGCCAATGTCGGTGAACAGTGCCTGATCGCCACCAACACCTCGTCGCTGTCGGTCACCGAGCTGGCCGCCAGCATCGCCCACCCCGAGCGCTTCATTGGCGTGCACTTCTTCAACCCGGTGCCGATGATGGCGCTGGTGGAGATCATCCGTGGCCTGCAGACCAGCGACGCCACCTACGCCCAGGCGCTGCTGGTGACCGAAAAACTCGGCAAGACCCCGATCACCGCCGGCAACCGCCCGGGCTTCGTGGTCAACCGCATCCTGGTGCCGATGATCAACGAGGCGATTTTCGTGCGCCAGGAGGGCCTGGCCAGTGCCGAGGATATCGACACCGGCATGCGCCTGGGCTGCAACCAGCCAATCGGCCCGCTGGCCCTGGCCGACCTGATTGGCCTGGATACCTTGCTGGCGATCATGCAGGCCTTCCACGAGGGCTTCAACGACAGCAAATACCGCCCCGCCCCGCTGCTTAAGGAAATGGTTGCCGCCGGCTACCTGGGGCGCAAGAGCGGGCGCGGCTTCTTCACCTACTAA
- a CDS encoding acetyl-CoA C-acyltransferase family protein, protein MSSTQIYVVSAVRSAIGSFGGSLKDLPLADLATQVTRAAIERAGVEAGQVGHLVMGNVIPTEPRDAYLGRVAAMNAGIPKETPAFSVNRLCGSGLQAIVSAAQGLLLGDSDIALAAGAEAMSRGPYLLPQARWGARMGDLQGIDYMVGILQDPFEHFHMGITAENVAAAHGISRAMQDEVALTSQRRAARAIAEGRFDGQIVPIEIKTRKGTVQFAVDENVRSEVTAEQLASMKPVFKKDGSVTAGNASSINDGAAGLVLATGDAVQRLGLKPLARLVAYAHAGVEPALMGLGPIPATQKVLEKAGLKVSDLDVIESNEAFAAQACAVSRALGFDPQKVNPNGSGISLGHPVGATGAIIATKAIHELQRVQGRYALATMCIGGGQGIAVVFERV, encoded by the coding sequence ATGAGCAGCACGCAAATTTACGTCGTCAGTGCAGTACGTTCGGCCATCGGCAGCTTTGGCGGTTCGCTCAAGGACCTGCCCCTGGCCGACCTCGCCACCCAGGTTACCCGCGCGGCCATCGAGCGCGCAGGCGTCGAGGCCGGGCAGGTCGGCCACCTGGTGATGGGCAACGTGATACCCACCGAGCCGCGCGATGCCTACCTGGGCCGGGTTGCAGCCATGAACGCCGGCATCCCCAAGGAAACCCCGGCGTTCAGCGTCAACCGCCTGTGCGGCTCTGGCCTGCAGGCCATCGTCTCGGCCGCCCAGGGCCTGCTGCTGGGCGACAGCGACATCGCCCTGGCGGCTGGCGCCGAGGCCATGAGCCGCGGCCCGTACCTGCTGCCCCAGGCCCGCTGGGGTGCGCGCATGGGCGACCTGCAGGGCATCGACTACATGGTCGGTATCCTGCAAGACCCGTTCGAGCACTTTCACATGGGTATCACTGCCGAGAACGTCGCCGCCGCCCATGGCATCAGCCGCGCAATGCAGGACGAAGTGGCCCTGACCAGCCAGCGCCGCGCCGCCCGCGCCATCGCCGAAGGGCGCTTCGACGGGCAGATCGTGCCGATCGAGATCAAGACCCGCAAAGGCACCGTGCAGTTTGCCGTGGACGAAAACGTGCGCAGCGAAGTGACCGCCGAGCAACTGGCCAGCATGAAACCCGTGTTCAAGAAGGACGGCAGCGTCACTGCGGGCAATGCCAGCAGCATCAACGACGGTGCCGCCGGCCTGGTACTGGCCACCGGTGATGCCGTGCAGCGCCTGGGCCTCAAGCCCCTGGCACGCCTGGTGGCTTACGCCCACGCCGGTGTCGAGCCGGCGCTGATGGGCCTGGGGCCGATCCCGGCCACCCAGAAAGTGCTGGAAAAGGCTGGCCTGAAAGTTTCCGACCTGGATGTGATCGAGTCCAACGAGGCCTTTGCCGCCCAGGCCTGCGCCGTATCCCGCGCCCTGGGCTTCGACCCGCAAAAGGTCAACCCCAACGGCTCGGGCATCTCCCTCGGCCACCCGGTGGGTGCCACCGGGGCGATCATCGCCACCAAGGCGATCCATGAACTGCAGCGGGTACAGGGCCGCTATGCCCTGGCCACCATGTGCATCGGCGGCGGCCAGGGTATCGCCGTCGTCTTCGAACGCGTGTAA
- a CDS encoding AraC family transcriptional regulator, with product MRDSDTVAVYFLNAMLHALRDQPQARDAHLHAVGIDPALLARAGARVPAKAFAQLWLVLINELGDEFFQLDRHGMPLGSFALICRGLIQEPNLEKALRQCLGNFALFLRDVRGSLTVRGGRAVISVQSAIDDPLARVYAEETYLVLVIGLLCWLAGRRLAIDRTEFALGRPAQEDDALLWGPDLRLGSGRTEVEFDSAWLRLPVVQDLAALKTFLRSAPQGLVVRFRNHDGLVAGVYRHLRGLDYGQWPTLDAMARQHRLSASSLRRRLEREGRSYQQIKDEVRRAMAFELLREGRLSIAEIAGRTGFQEPSAFHRAFKKWTGQSPGSYRGRGLGSP from the coding sequence ATGCGCGATAGCGACACCGTCGCGGTGTACTTCCTCAATGCCATGCTCCACGCCCTGCGCGACCAACCCCAGGCGCGCGACGCCCACTTGCACGCGGTGGGTATCGACCCGGCGCTGCTGGCCAGGGCCGGGGCGCGGGTGCCGGCCAAGGCGTTCGCCCAGCTGTGGCTGGTGCTGATCAACGAGCTGGGCGACGAGTTCTTCCAGCTGGACCGCCACGGCATGCCACTGGGCAGCTTTGCCCTGATTTGCCGGGGGTTGATCCAGGAACCCAACCTGGAAAAGGCCCTGCGCCAGTGCCTGGGCAACTTTGCGTTGTTTCTGCGTGATGTGCGCGGCAGCCTCACGGTGCGCGGGGGCCGCGCGGTGATCAGCGTGCAGTCGGCCATCGACGACCCGTTGGCCCGGGTATATGCCGAAGAAACCTACCTGGTGCTGGTGATCGGCCTGCTGTGCTGGCTGGCCGGCCGGCGCCTTGCCATCGACCGCACCGAGTTTGCCCTGGGCCGGCCGGCCCAGGAGGATGATGCGCTGCTATGGGGGCCGGACTTGCGCCTGGGCAGCGGGCGCACCGAGGTGGAGTTCGACAGCGCCTGGCTGCGCCTGCCGGTGGTGCAGGACCTGGCGGCGCTGAAGACCTTCCTGCGCAGTGCGCCGCAAGGGTTGGTGGTGCGCTTTCGCAACCATGATGGCTTGGTGGCTGGCGTATACCGCCACCTGCGTGGCCTGGATTACGGGCAATGGCCGACCCTCGATGCCATGGCCAGGCAGCACCGGCTCAGCGCCAGCAGCCTGCGCCGGCGGCTGGAGCGCGAAGGGCGCTCGTACCAGCAGATCAAGGACGAGGTGCGCCGGGCCATGGCCTTCGAGTTGCTGCGCGAGGGGCGTTTGAGCATTGCCGAGATCGCCGGGCGGACGGGGTTTCAGGAGCCCAGTGCGTTTCATCGGGCGTTCAAGAAGTGGACGGGGCAGAGCCCGGGGAGTTATCGGGGGAGGGGGTTGGGTTCGCCATAA
- a CDS encoding FAD-dependent oxidoreductase, whose amino-acid sequence MTLHAVAALDQLDPHRPLRVQAGTEELVLVRQGDQVHAYQGNCPHAGAPLDEGVVCAGLLVCPWHKAAFAVDEGAVCEPPALTGLRRHAVQVKDGQVWVDDQPLPDIAAPRHSDARVFVVIGAGAAGAAAVATLLEHGFAGRLVWVDQEQAPAYDRTALSKFVIAGQMPPDEVPALLEPGDLRRGQLQRLTGKVRSLDPGKRQLTLADGQQLKYDAALLATGGKARRPDLPGVQLPGICVLRSRDDATRLLDLAEPGQPVVVVGDGFIGLEAAAALREYGLQVHVVTRHALALVGQLGERIARSLRELHERKGVVFHGPVEVAGFEGSERVEAVRLANGERIATGLVLLGTGVSPATGFIQGLALAVDRSLNVDAHFQAADGLWAAGDIATFPLAGRPTRIEHWRLAQQQGVIAACNMLGERRRYDDVPYFWTYQHGQTLEVLGHGGQWNRIEYVGEPGLGDFIALQCVDDQVEAVVAVGYSRAMAVLSQRMKRPLNSREARELIDAWPG is encoded by the coding sequence ATGACCTTGCATGCCGTCGCAGCCCTCGACCAACTCGACCCCCACCGGCCGCTGCGGGTACAAGCCGGCACCGAGGAGCTGGTACTGGTGCGCCAGGGCGACCAGGTGCATGCCTACCAGGGCAACTGCCCCCACGCTGGCGCGCCGCTTGACGAAGGTGTTGTCTGCGCCGGGCTGCTGGTGTGCCCCTGGCACAAGGCGGCCTTTGCCGTGGACGAAGGCGCAGTGTGCGAGCCGCCGGCGCTGACCGGGCTGCGCCGCCATGCGGTGCAGGTAAAGGATGGCCAGGTGTGGGTGGATGACCAGCCCCTGCCGGATATTGCAGCCCCCCGTCACAGCGACGCCCGGGTATTCGTGGTGATCGGTGCCGGCGCGGCCGGGGCCGCTGCGGTCGCCACCCTGCTGGAGCACGGTTTTGCCGGGCGCCTGGTGTGGGTCGATCAGGAGCAGGCGCCCGCCTACGACCGTACCGCGTTGAGCAAATTCGTGATTGCCGGGCAGATGCCGCCCGATGAGGTCCCGGCCTTGCTCGAGCCTGGCGACCTGCGCCGCGGCCAGTTGCAGCGGCTTACCGGCAAGGTGCGCAGCCTCGACCCTGGCAAGCGCCAACTGACCCTGGCTGACGGCCAACAGCTGAAATACGACGCGGCCCTGCTGGCCACCGGCGGCAAAGCCAGACGCCCGGACCTGCCGGGTGTGCAATTGCCTGGCATTTGCGTGCTGCGCTCTAGGGACGACGCTACTCGCCTGCTCGACCTGGCGGAACCGGGGCAGCCGGTGGTGGTGGTTGGCGATGGTTTCATTGGCCTGGAGGCTGCTGCGGCGCTGCGTGAATATGGCTTGCAGGTGCATGTGGTGACGCGCCATGCATTGGCGCTGGTTGGCCAATTGGGCGAACGCATCGCCCGCAGCTTGCGCGAGCTGCATGAGCGCAAGGGCGTGGTGTTCCATGGCCCTGTGGAAGTGGCAGGGTTCGAGGGTAGCGAGCGGGTCGAGGCCGTGCGCCTGGCCAACGGCGAGCGCATCGCCACCGGGCTGGTGCTGCTGGGCACCGGGGTCAGCCCGGCCACTGGCTTCATCCAGGGCTTGGCGCTGGCGGTGGACCGCTCACTGAATGTCGATGCGCACTTTCAAGCGGCCGATGGCCTGTGGGCGGCGGGCGACATCGCCACCTTCCCCCTCGCCGGCAGGCCCACGCGCATCGAACACTGGCGGTTGGCCCAACAGCAGGGCGTGATTGCGGCGTGCAACATGCTGGGCGAGCGGCGCCGGTATGACGATGTGCCGTATTTCTGGACCTACCAGCATGGGCAGACCCTGGAAGTGCTGGGGCATGGGGGCCAGTGGAACCGCATCGAGTATGTGGGCGAGCCTGGCCTTGGGGATTTCATTGCCTTGCAATGTGTTGATGATCAGGTTGAGGCGGTGGTTGCCGTGGGGTATTCGCGGGCCATGGCGGTGTTGTCGCAACGGATGAAGCGGCCGCTGAACAGCCGGGAGGCGCGGGAGTTGATTGACGCTTGGCCGGGGTGA
- a CDS encoding MexC family multidrug efflux RND transporter periplasmic adaptor subunit, translating to MGKMRAIGVAGWLAAAVLLAGCEAADEPQAAAAVLPVDTVTVTHEALALASTLPGRVEPMRVAEVRARVAGIVLRKAFEEGADVKAGDLLFQIDPAPFKAALARAEGDLARAQAVQHEAQARLRRYQPLVQVQAISQQDFDTASANSRSAQAAVLSAQADVQTARLNLGYATVTAPISGRIGRALATEGALVGQGEATLMARIQQLDPIYVDFTQSAADALRLRQALQSGSLASGEERTLSAQVEGTDYRRQGALMFTDVAVDRGTGQVTLRGRFDNADGILLPGMYVRVHTPQGVDRQAILVPQRAVQRASDGQARVMVVGAGNLAEARPVSTGAMQGARWQITQGLQAGDQVIVGSPAGLAAGMQVAPAQAQQAQAR from the coding sequence ATGGGCAAGATGCGTGCAATTGGGGTGGCCGGTTGGCTGGCGGCAGCGGTGCTGCTGGCCGGCTGCGAAGCTGCGGATGAACCGCAGGCAGCGGCTGCGGTGCTGCCTGTGGACACCGTTACGGTAACCCACGAGGCCTTGGCCCTGGCCTCGACCCTGCCGGGCCGGGTCGAGCCGATGCGGGTGGCCGAAGTACGTGCTCGGGTGGCCGGGATCGTGCTACGCAAGGCCTTCGAGGAGGGCGCCGACGTCAAGGCCGGCGACTTGCTGTTCCAGATCGACCCGGCACCGTTCAAGGCGGCCCTGGCCCGCGCCGAAGGTGACCTGGCCCGTGCCCAGGCGGTGCAACACGAAGCCCAGGCGCGGCTGCGCCGCTACCAGCCGCTGGTGCAGGTCCAGGCCATCAGCCAGCAGGACTTCGACACTGCCAGCGCCAATTCGCGCAGCGCCCAGGCCGCGGTGCTTTCAGCCCAGGCCGACGTGCAGACGGCGCGCCTGAACCTGGGCTACGCCACGGTCACCGCACCTATTTCCGGGCGTATCGGCCGGGCGCTGGCCACCGAAGGCGCGTTGGTCGGGCAGGGCGAGGCCACGCTGATGGCGCGCATCCAGCAACTCGACCCGATCTACGTCGACTTCACCCAGTCGGCCGCCGATGCCCTGCGCCTGCGCCAGGCGCTGCAGAGCGGCAGCCTGGCCAGCGGTGAAGAGCGCACCCTGAGCGCACAGGTGGAAGGCACCGACTACCGGCGCCAGGGCGCGCTGATGTTCACCGACGTGGCAGTGGACCGCGGCACCGGCCAGGTCACCCTGCGCGGGCGCTTCGACAACGCCGACGGCATTCTGCTGCCGGGCATGTACGTGCGCGTGCACACCCCGCAGGGCGTCGACCGCCAGGCCATCCTGGTGCCGCAGCGTGCGGTGCAGCGCGCCAGTGACGGCCAGGCCCGGGTGATGGTGGTGGGCGCCGGCAACCTGGCCGAAGCGCGCCCGGTCAGCACCGGTGCCATGCAAGGCGCTCGCTGGCAGATCACCCAGGGCCTGCAGGCCGGTGACCAGGTCATCGTCGGCAGCCCTGCGGGCCTGGCCGCCGGCATGCAGGTTGCGCCGGCCCAGGCGCAACAGGCCCAGGCACGCTGA